The sequence aaacttgtcgccaagaagtctgtacggaatttaatgagtaacgttcgcaagaaggtgcgccagctagtctacaatggctaagtagcaaatgttgagaataatattctgttgtagtagtctaatattatcagtatatcgaataacatttgaatatctaacacttgtgaattatttacagcgaaatcaaagtgcgtccatactttctgggacagtctttaacctACCTATATTTCATTTAACCTACCtatatttcatttatttcaactgaaaCATCATCTATTCTATAACGGAGTCTGATTACATGTCTTTATATTCCACCAAAACTATAAACGAATTCATGCAAACCGTATGTGCTCTCATAAGCTATCTACAGTAGCAGAATCACATCGGACTGAAACAATACGTGAAACTTACAATGAATATCTAAAATATATACATTGAATCGTTGGTATTCTAATTCAGAAATCGTAAACCGAATAATTCTATACGCCAATTACAGCCGGTGTACGAGATCTGTGTTAACCCGGGTAAGCAATCTACAGTTTTATGTATATAAATGATGTGATTCGAACCATTTCAGTTTGTGCCTTCGGCTGCATTGAGTGACACAAGGCTACCAAAGATGTCACGTTTTATAGCTGGTAAGCTTTCGTCAGTAGAGCGACTTTTGGTCCGAAAACTgttctgtttttgttttgacGACGGTGTAATCGTTATGGTACTAATGCTACTACTCGGTCTCCTGGGTGTAAGTGACCAGGATGATCCGATGCCATCACCGGATGAGTATGGATATGCAAAAGATTTTATGCTAAAAGAAATTTGCGTTTTTATGAttatgtttgttttgaaatttagGCGAAATTTTATTGTTGTACAAGTGTAAAATTTTTTAGTCAGCAATATCCAGAAGGAAAATTTGCATTCGAACTTCGCACATATGTTAATGAACATCAAATAATAAAGTTCTGCATTTATATCTACTTACTCTATAATACGACTTTGCGATGTCCTTGTTTGTGACTGATCTGAATGCCTACTGTCTGCCGATCCTTTCCGTGAGCCACGTTTAACAATTTGAGCTCGATTGTTCTCCCATGAATTATGTCGCCTGAGGTTGTTTGCAATGGTTGTAATACtgaaataaacaattttattataaacaCAATATTCTGCTCGTAACAGTAGGCGTCAAAGAACCTATCGCCAATTCTTCGTTTATCTAATTCTTTTTGTAGTAGTTCcggaattttattttcattggcTGAAACACGTCCGTCCAATGAATCGGTCTTAGTTTTTGTAAAACTCCCGGTGCTATCACTACTGACACTTAGAGCATTCTGCCATACATTGGAACTATCCTCTCCATTTGCCGATAAGTTTAGCATTTCCGCTGAGAAAGTTGGTCGCGCTGGAATAATCGGTGATCGACAACAAACCCTAAAATTCAAAGCAGTGCAGTGTTGGAAACAATAGCAAAGTGTTACGTACTACTTACGAGTTGACATCCTCTAATTTCTTCAAAAGTCTTTCATTTTCTCGACATACAACTTCCTGATCACGTATGATCATCTCACGAGTGCTGTATAGCTCAGAGTTCTCCTGCCGTAGTGCCTGGTTTTCCAACATGTACAGTTTAACAAGTTCCTTCAGTTCGTTTCCTTCCATATCGGTCAATCTATCCAGATCTATCTTTGGTGGAGTTCGTGGAACTGGCCTCCTTTCAAAGAAGTCCAGCTGGCCGTTGATCTCACTGGACTCCGTCTGTAAATTGAGCGAGGAGCGGAGATGTTCATTTTCCACTTGCAGGGCACCAATTTCACGTTTAAGACTGAGAATGAGTGCCTCACGCGGATCCATAACAATTATCGGTTTGGTGCGTATTTTCTTCGCGCGAGCCGCATAACGAAGCGTGTTCAGAGTTTCGGTGATATTTGAACGGGCTGGTGAAATGCAAGCAAtctgcaaaaaaacgaaagatgAAAAGGTATGTATGAATTGTGATTTCCTCGATGCTTgaatgacgattacattcacttgtctccaataaagcggaacaatattttgctcacaaaacttgttgaataattttaacAAACGTCTTTTCGCGAGTGCAGGCAGATTCTCCAtatagttgaatttgattctgtctggACCAGGAGAATTGTTATTACATGATGGTCTCCCTAATAGACTCAACACTTTTTGGCACGAATTATCCTCTtgccttttttttaaacaagaaATTTTCCGTTAGGCTTGAAAACGCTATTGAAACGGCCTTCTATTGATCATTGATCGATGGAAGCTTACGATTGCTTTTTGAACAAGATTGACGTTAACATTGTATTTCGCTTGATGATCCCAAATCAGAGATCAGTGGAGAAAAAAATCGTAGATATGGCAACGAGACcttatcaccctcattcttgtttacgtccgtatcggcaGTActacgaacgggtactttcgaacgaatacgaataagccattcttgttttcactcgaatgaatttgaACGCTACTCATTTGccacaaaaaattcaaatatcagtaaacttcttcaataaatgctaagccttgatgaaatcagtccaattcttgtgattaaccatatgcgaaacgctaaaATGTATGGCAGTTTAActtcaaacgatacgtgtattcgaacatcattcgtacgaacggaaagtcccattctcgtttacgtacgaatagacgaaatgacgtggtttcgattcgtcagttttatgttgcgaatcaatcgttcgaacacattgaaaaaagtttaaccgatttctaacaaatttattttcgagtttaaaggtgatttgcaatcaaatcataaatttgtgtattgcagaaaacatttagaaagcatagcagtatagtaaaatgctgttttttttctggccagccttcgaatatatgcgcggttccaaccaagtttttacgcatcaaattGTACATCCACTAGGTactggaaaatacgccatgggcaaatatgctttattttatattaaatgcatgattttaccaatgtaataaatatgaagactatcgaaaacatgacaaaattgcaagaaaaatgcaacatatttttcgcaggtAATACTGATTGGACtgctttttttactttgcacgaagtttaatttgaaaatttcatttaccgacttgaatcgaattggtcctgagtacgacatttatttattatgtagcattcgtcacttccttgatgcttggaaccttaaaaaaggcgggtgggtaatgtcagaaacataactggatgtcgtgaatacgaaaacaactgacatgttccttaacacttccgaatatcaattgtatgaattatgtacgcattcccctttttcacatttttcgcaaaaacaaagaacgcttcacttgatctcgattactgtgaatttcacacagtgaaaagtgcacaaatctaagcaaactgttcttgatttgcagtaaactgatccaacaaatcctaatagttctttagaaaacttttagagccattagaacagctgatattgtgcaatgctctccaccgttgttttttcccaatgctaatgactggcagctgtgacgtaatcgctcttgtcgaaagcgtgcagacgacacaaaacacatctgctcgcagtggcgattgaatccaaactgattgaatttttgttaagagatttccttttatgtgatttcgtttgtagctttttcactaatgggcggtcctaacggctataaaaatagccgcatacagaattttattgtcgattatttcactcTGGTCTCTCTTCAAATGTCgaatattgtcgattatttcatttcggatttgcataatttattgaaagaaactatcaatatgctgtaggcattcgtttctagcattcacaaggaccaaattgaggaactcactgtgatattcaccacttttcggaacatttttcccggacgatttgttgtacagcagcagatattttgttctcttccttagaacgcgttctgattggctggtgttgacatggagcaaatgagacaggtttttcaatagtgtactattgaaatacttcattgcttttgctatacacgtttaaattgaaaaatttcgattctattggtagttagattatataaatcctttcacagatcactgagctatgagctttgaaaatacgagaaaggcaaacgcgccttatgaattatcctctttgatacttgtttataccaaacatttcagaaaagtttaattttgaattatttgagactgtctcaaaactgaaaattttatcataaaattgtgatcatatttccatgtcggcatgtcgcaagtattatgttgattcattagatacaacgatagatattcacgatcagaaacttatcactctctcagagggtaaattttgaaaaggcaccccatagtaaagtaagtcgtattcacgataaaaatgggttgtatagaggtacagtaaagtaaattccgcataattctttaggagtattataatggttttaagaagaaccgaatagaagtctggaatagagaactggaccctgagttcaagatctaaatttagatccaataacagactcagaatccagtttcagtcgctgctggttctcgccttgatggcgagcaagcgaatgagagatgcgacctgagcgtttgaggtttttaaccacgcagaaggtgcattctccgtcgctgctggttaactctcgctgctgctgctggctggtcctcgcgcctcgatggtcagcaagcgaatgagagatgcgacctgagcgtttgaggtttttaaccacgcagaaggtgcattctctctcgctgctggttaatagtttaactcccgctgctgctgctggctggtcctctcgcctcgatggccagcaagcgaatgagagatgcgacctgagcgtttgaggtttttattaaccacgcagaaggtgcattctctctcgctgctggtggaaagtttaactcccgctgctgctgctggctggtcctctcgcctcgatggccagcaagcgaatgagagatgcgaccttttttttttttttttttgcataaatatctgtttattaatcttatttttgtgtattacatcaacattttacagtacaagtgttttgaccctttggcctttcatctttgttgatcatacgattcgttattaatattaggtgttttagttactcttgttttacatactaatgtttaatcataatatttattttaattatttataaaatgtctacctacttataactatccttaacctaatacgtacaaattttgaattatttgtatttcagagattgagcacctctcttcaaatttcgtgcagtattgttcgaatttttgttctagtatatccagtgaggccatctcatgtacttcactagttcttgtccaagggggtagatttagaatcatctttaagatcttactttgaatgcgctgaagcctaagtttgtgtgttcgtgcacagccccgccaaacaggtattgcgtattcaattgcggggtagatgatttgtttatagacagccatctgattcttcaggcatagtttagatgttctacaaatcagcggatacagagacctaatgagtatgctgcatttttgcacgattttgtcaacatgtgacctgaatatcagatgtctgtcaaaggtgagtcctagatagataacttcatcggaccattgaatgacctcatcaccgaatcgtattctgcattcgtctgatggaacaagttttggagatcttgaatgtggaaacaagatgacctgagtttttgctgcattgatcacaattttccagcttgtaaaatattccgttaaagcgtccagacctgtctgtagtttatttttcagagcattaatgacacgacctttgtaaagaatggcagtatcatcagcaaattgtgacagaacaccaccacctggaagaggtgggatgtctgatgtgaaaatgttgtatagaatgggacctaggatacttccctggggtacaccagcaggaatagcaaatctttctgaaagtgcattattcagagaaacctggaatgctctatctgcaagataatttttgataattttaataagatacatgggaaaattataccgatgcagtttaaacaccaggccatcgtgccacacattatcgaatgccttttcaatatccaatattgccatggcagtcgttttggacactgatttgttttgctggatgacgttgttaaccctggtgagttggtggatggtggatcttcctttccggaacccaaactgttcttccagaaatatatcctgttcatctgcaaaagcaagaattcgcctttgtattgacttttcaaacagcttggatagggcagagagtaagctgatgggccgatagctcttggaaaaggaaggatctttccccggtttcaaaactgggataactttagctaacttccacattgaagggaagtaaccaagctcccagcacctgttaaaaattttagctaagaagacaaatgagcgaatactcaaatgtttcagctcaatgttgaatgtgttgtcgaaaccgggggccttcatatttttggatagagatgcgacctgagcgtttgaggtttttattaaccacgcagaaggtgcattctctctcgctgctggtggaaagtttaactcccgctgctgctgctggctggtcctcgcgcctcgatggccagcaagcgaatgagagatgcgacctgagcgtttgaggtttttattaaccacgcagaaggtgcattctctctcgctgctggtggaaagttgaactcccgctgctgctgctggctggtcctcgcgcctcgatggccagcaagcgaatgagagatgcgacctgagcgtttgaggtttttattaaccacgcagaaggtgcattctctctcgctgctggtggaaagtttaactcccgctgctgctgctggctggtcctcgcgcctcgatggccagcaagcgaatgagagatgcgacctgagcgtttgaggtttttattaaccacgcagaaggtgcattctctctcgctgctggtggaaagttgaactcccgctgctgctgctggctggtcctcgcgcctcgatggccagcaagcgaatgagagatgcgacctgagcgtttgaggtttttattaaccacgcagaaggtgcattctctgtcgctgctggttgatgattccactcccacgacgtctgcttccatcgaacgcacgaaaagaaatgatcgattttcgaccacggttccccttttatacgcattcagttgaagatatgtgcctgactatctcaaaatcgtcgtccttgcgcgaaaaacccaagcgaaagtaaaaagttttccgcgttgttttcaaattttaagaaaacttaatttttgagttgtttgtggttatcgcacactgttcaaaatattatcctgaattcctgatcatatttttgatgaaatggtgaaagaattatgttgctaccattaatacaagtcgagatattcgcgattaagttctgcccattcttccatatggctaattttgaaaaggcgccgcatagtaaagtaagtcgtattcacgacaaaaaaaaacaactcgcgctgccgatccttcttttgcacagaagtcgcgtacgtacacgttcgagtgaaaacaagaatggcttgttcgcattcgttcaaaagcatgtgttcgtcgtatggtcgatacggacgtaagcaagcatgatgatacaaagtcagcgaaaaaacaagtcaaataacaaatgatagcaaagatttttaattacaactaaaatctgtaccagaactgatagtttaaagttggatgggcgttgtttttatgcatgtgcgATGTTTAAAatagtgattgattcgaacgtaaacgggaatacgaatttgatatactttcgaacgtatcgcatacggccgtaaacaagaatgagggtgtataATAATTCTAGAACCGCTTGCATTTGTATGTGTGCGTGTAACTTTTTCAATGTTCGGGTAACCCTGGAAACCCTGCTGACAAAATTTACAACGAGCAAAAACGAAACAAAgccaaaaaattcaaatctgaTGTTTGTGTTGTCATTTACAGACATCAACATTCTGTCAGATCAGATCTAGTTAACTCGTCTGGGATTTAATTCTTAGTTCTGTAGGATTTccaaatgaattccgaatcagatgcaacaaccgattccgaatcaatCCAAATCGGAATCGATTGTTGcatctgattcggaatccatttgaAAATCTTGCTGAATTCCGAATCCAATTCCAGACGAGTTGACTGGGGAACAGTTGAACTTGTGATCGAGGTTACCATATTCtcagatttttttgaaaaactacaGATTTTACAATCATTTTTACTCCATctccttcaacgatcgcttcgaTTAGTGGAATGACGTCATATGCGGCTGGAACACCGCGTTTTCACCCTTAAGGTATTTCTTGATGAACGACGCAATCTCCGCATTTCGTATTATAAATTTCCCCGTTCACGGCCAGTTCGGAGCGAAAGAAGTTTTGACATCGACAGTCGTTGCCATCCAGAGTAGGATAGGTCTCGTCGTCCATCCAGTGGACGCCACTTCCGCTTCCTAACATGTATGTTCATGTTCACCAAGTACTTTTTCACTGTTTGGCCGATTGCACCGACCTCCCCAAGCCAAGCGTACGCAACGACGTAGCCACTTTTCCCTCGGTCTTCCTTTTCGGATTCTTCTGGTGCTTTTTATCGCTCAGAGTTGTCGACCGTCCGGAATCGGGCTTTCTTTCTATGCTCTGATTGTTGTTTAATAGTGCCAAGATGTTGTAGATGCCGGAACGGGTGTACCAGGTGTCCACAAAATGTCGCACACTGTCCGTTTTCAACGCGACGGGGTGCCGTTCTTTGAACGCACACACTTCTGAAtggagttgcttcactgtttctgccatcacggttagagttcgactgatagagccgtcaaattttgtctgcttaCTCATgagttactatgattgatgctgcatgggtagtttcaTCAGTACGGGCAAAGGTAAACCCATGAAAAATCGacagtttttgttcatttttttttactacaaaccTCAGAGGGAGCATTCTTCAAAACTTTTACTTCAAATATCCATTAGATGGTCTtatgaaatgtaaaaaaatgtttgaatgaaTTTAGCTGGTCACGTTTTAtaataatcatttcataaacATCGTAAATTTGTTCTGCAATTTAATTCAGaacttgtttttgcctttctcatatagaaaggttatgcaatcactgtgaaaaccgacttttaaaccgaggcccgatggcccgagtgtcatataccattccaaaCTTAGATTGTTTTGTGtctagtagttaaatttaattaaaactgaggtccatttcaaaatttgacggacggaaagttatttgggtttattttccactggaaataatttcaactaaaaaattaatattacaattttcattgcaagatttttttcagtatcggaatataaccatcgatctgtcaaaaataaccaagcTCTCGAGtaaggttatttttgacaatatcAATTTAaacactcgagtgtcagattttaaccaaaagttaaaattaattgCGAAATGGTCTTAGaggagcgaaacaaaaaacgaaaaaaaattaaactaaccgcaaaactactccattttatagtcattatcagtagacgaccaaacaaactgatttcggctatcctggttcccagtttccgattccggaggcatggaaatagtggtaatattttttcaaatggatcTCACCTACTTTACTCAGTTATGTTTAgatcaatttttacaaacttaggttttaaTGGAAGGTCTGTGGTTTTGTGcgaaattccagaatttcatccggttctgaaatctggttccggaattatagggtaaagtgagttaaaaattgtataccttcacgcgggcgaaacagaaaacgtgaaAACAAGGTTTTCATACAATATTTATGTTCTTTGCAGAACATTTCAGTGAACCAAAGCAGAAATTGAATTAGTTACAGGAAATCATTTtactgaaacaaaaaacgaaaatttggTGTGTAGAAAGCGAATGAGTAGTTATTCTAAACCGcagtgtttcgaaatattaaataTTATAAAATGAAGTTActcaatcaaatttattttacttaccaTCAAAGTTACTCCATTTCCTGCCAGACTATCCGCCAGAAGTTTGGTCAATTTGCTATCCCTGTAAGGTATATGTCCGCTTCttttctttgtatcacttaaggATGCTATACAGTAACCTGTGAGACATGGAACTTTGAACTCCAAcaatattgaaacattgaatCAATTCGAGTCATACCTAAAACCATTAGGCTCTTGTTAATGTTATTGGCTTCTTCCAAAGTTTTGCCTTCGCTGTGAGTTTTCTTGGTCATTTCGCTGCCAGCCAAATCGACGAAGTTGATTTTACCCTGCTTCGATATGAACACACCACCTTCAGCCTGTTGTTCCGAGGTTATATGCACCGTTAGGATTGTGTGACTGCGGGACGAGTAATCATTCATCGAATGGCACCCAACCGAACGATTTCGCATACCTTTCAGGAAAAAAATAGAATATTGAACAGTTTTACAGGTAAGACAAATAGCTTCAATGTTCAGAATTTtttatgatgattttttttctcaatggaGTACACTAAACTCACCTTCTTCCAGTACTGCTAACAAATCATCCAGTTCTTCACAATCAACAGTGAAAAGATTTTCCACGAAGAATCCGCGTGACTTTTTCGACCAGCGAACAGCTAACGGCTTTCGAGCGGTTCCTGGATTAAGTAGATCAATCACCTGTAGGCAACAGTAAACGTATTAATAATCTATCAAGCACTAGCAATGCAGTTCCCTGTTTAAAACCCCTAATTCATTTTTCTAATCAATTAGTCGTTGATTGTAATTGCGCACCGAACTCGTTGTTAAATAATAAATTCCAATTAATTTGTTTTATCGATTGGACCGTGCTTTTAGCATTGTCCGTATTGAATTGGTTCTCAATTTTTAATCGTATTATTCCCCAATAGACCATATCGCTGTAGGTACGTTGGAAACGCAAATACGCCATGTTTTCGGTTGACCTTCTACATTCCCACGCTACAGTCGTAGTTACGCTAATAATGCCATTCGGAATATTATAAACTAAGCACATTGCTGCTACAGCTAATGTAGTTTCTGGTATATGATACAATAATTGGTCTACAAACAATTTTAATAATGCATACCAAACATTCCTACCTTCTCATTGTAGATTTCCAAGAATGAAGCCTTTAGAACAAAATTGGTGTCTTTTCGTTCCTGCAACAGCTTGAACAGATAGAGGAAAGATCGGAACACCAACCCGTGGCCTCCATGTTGTGGATCTGGCTTGCCATAAAACTGtagcaacaataataatatgagATTAAGTATTGAGACAAATGTTGATtagggaaaaaaataaaaaaaaaacaaaccaattcAGGTGGTCCCGTAAGCGTGTGTGTCTTTCCAGACCCAGTTTGGCCGTAACAGAATGCCGTACAACTAAAACCCTCGATTGCCATCTCGATAAGCCGTTTGATTCCCGAGTACTGCAAAACATCGTCCTGCGTAGAACCCGGCTCGAAGACAACATTGTAGGAGAAAAGTTTAGGCTTTTGGCCTCCACTTCCAGGCACTGCTGGAATGCCTTCGCACTGTAAATTACAAGATTATTTTGAGCTGGCGATATTTACAACAGCTTTCAGCATTACCAGTATTTGACCATTTCCAGGAAATTGCACCACCATGTCGTCACCGTTGCGTATCTCTCTCGCATTCAATGGTCGAACACGCACCACGACGTTTATGTTGTCTTCGGGTGTTCCTGGAATGGAGCTGCCGCTTCCATTCGAAGACTGCGTGATATTGTCCAAATTGTCAATGCTTCCACGACTATGGAAATTAGAAgattaataatttaataacTATCTTGTATTTTCTATTAAATAAGTTCAAGCGATATTAACGTTTCCAATCTTAGCAGAATCGGCTGCAAGGTCTGTTGAAAAAGAATggacaaattccacaaaactAATATAAAGCTTACTTTTTAAGATTTATGTAGGTTCGAAGGAGAGGTGCAAAAACTTGAAATGTTTTCCAAGTCTCCGTTGTAAATGATATCAATATTCCGTCAAAATTCTAAACACTAAAAAGGTGTGAAATCTTTAAAATTAAACTTCAAGGTAAAAATCTGAACGATCCATAGagattccaattttctttcaacGAAAATAAATGTCAATTCTTGGTCCCGGAAGCTCCAGAAATAGTCACagaaattatattaaaaatcATTATTCTAAGATCGTCTATTTCCCAATCTAG comes from Malaya genurostris strain Urasoe2022 chromosome 3, Malgen_1.1, whole genome shotgun sequence and encodes:
- the LOC131436911 gene encoding kinesin-like protein KIF12 isoform X1, which translates into the protein MMVYKPPGTSFSSTEDTSGKSLTPRARRQSPQFHGGSFRSGVHDSKSVSNLNNQWDNLGSMRGRSVRGSTSENFTNVKKVNNNLKTDSSNVRMKRSSSLNNKNNRSSSVERMNNGKIYRGRSPLRNSTSHLQQQQQVKNQPILVRSRGIDRGSIDNLDNITQSSNGSGSSIPGTPEDNINVVVRVRPLNAREIRNGDDMVVQFPGNGQILCEGIPAVPGSGGQKPKLFSYNVVFEPGSTQDDVLQYSGIKRLIEMAIEGFSCTAFCYGQTGSGKTHTLTGPPELFYGKPDPQHGGHGLVFRSFLYLFKLLQERKDTNFVLKASFLEIYNEKVIDLLNPGTARKPLAVRWSKKSRGFFVENLFTVDCEELDDLLAVLEEGMRNRSVGCHSMNDYSSRSHTILTVHITSEQQAEGGVFISKQGKINFVDLAGSEMTKKTHSEGKTLEEANNINKSLMVLGYCIASLSDTKKRSGHIPYRDSKLTKLLADSLAGNGVTLMIACISPARSNITETLNTLRYAARAKKIRTKPIIVMDPREALILSLKREIGALQVENEHLRSSLNLQTESSEINGQLDFFERRPVPRTPPKIDLDRLTDMEGNELKELVKLYMLENQALRQENSELYSTREMIIRDQEVVCRENERLLKKLEDVNSVCCRSPIIPARPTFSAEMLNLSANGEDSSNVWQNALSVSSDSTGSFTKTKTDSLDGRVSANENKIPELLQKELDKRRIGDSITTIANNLRRHNSWENNRAQIVKRGSRKGSADSRHSDQSQTRTSQSRIIDIKSFAYPYSSGDGIGSSWSLTPRRPSSSISTITITPSSKQKQNSFRTKSRSTDESLPAIKRDIFGSLVSLNAAEGTN
- the LOC131436911 gene encoding kinesin-like protein KIF12 isoform X2; the encoded protein is MMVYKPPGTSFSSTEDTSGKSLTPRARRQSPQFHGGSFRSGVHDSKSVSNLNNQWDNLGSMRGRSVRGSTSENFTNVKKVNNNLKTDSSNVRMKRSSSLNNKNNRSSSVERMNNGKIYRGRSPLRNSTSHLQQQQQVKNQPILVRSRGIDRGSIDNLDNITQSSNGSGSSIPGTPEDNINVVVRVRPLNAREIRNGDDMVVQFPGNGQILCEGIPAVPGSGGQKPKLFSYNVVFEPGSTQDDVLQYSGIKRLIEMAIEGFSCTAFCYGQTGSGKTHTLTGPPELFYGKPDPQHGGHGLVFRSFLYLFKLLQERKDTNFVLKASFLEIYNEKVIDLLNPGTARKPLAVRWSKKSRGFFVENLFTVDCEELDDLLAVLEEGMRNRSVGCHSMNDYSSRSHTILTVHITSEQQAEGGVFISKQGKINFVDLAGSEMTKKTHSEGKTLEEANNINKSLMVLGYCIASLSDTKKRSGHIPYRDSKLTKLLADSLAGNGVTLMIACISPARSNITETLNTLRYAARAKKIRTKPIIVMDPREALILSLKREIGALQVENEHLRSSLNLQTESSEINGQLDFFERRPVPRTPPKIDLDRLTDMEGNELKELVKLYMLENQALRQENSELYSTREMIIRDQEVVCRENERLLKKLEDVNSVCCRSPIIPARPTFSAEMLNLSANGEDSSNVWQNALSVSSDSTGSFTKTKTDSLDGRVSANENKIPELLQKELDKRRIGDSITTIANNLRRHNSWENNRAQIVKRGSRKGSADSRHSDQSQTRTSQSRIIDMIS